The window TCAACATTCATTATccaatatttttgttataattataggCTAAATTGAATTCTACAATGAAAAAAAATTCGTAATAGACTATAGTTATCTTTCATTTGCAATAATCTTCTTTGTTAGTATAGTACGTCATGAGAGAGAAAGTTTCAAGTCTTTTGCCAAACAAACTCTGGTCTATTCATGTTATTTGATATTAATAGAACAACAAAAAGTCTCCTTAAAAAAGTTGCAGAGTGCCATGTTCCTGCTTCAGAGATTGCATTAATGAATTTTCTATCATCCTACAACAGTCCTAGtgcatagcatgcatctctgaaggAGTTATAAACCACACCATCAACTGTTCTTAGATCACTGAAACTCGTGCATCCCTTTTGAATGTTCAAAAGTAGCCTTAGATAGTAATCTTCTTTATTCATTGGTGGCATATAAGATATTCTTCCTATGGCATACCCTTGCTTTCTATGAGTCCACATATGATGCTCTCCATTCCAAACAAACTTTGTTGAAAACTCAGAATAAGTCAGAATAATTGGGCGGGTTAGGAAGATTTTTGCCTAAATGGAGTTTATTTGGACTGTCCCgtattaaaaaaagagaaaagaagtgaTACAAAGAGGAAAGAAAGGGGTGTGACAAAAGGGGCTTAAGAAGGAAAAAAAGGCCCTTATGGGGTGTGTGTGTAATGTGAGTCTTCTCTTCTGACTTGTTATCTTTTCTCTCTGTGCTCTCTCTCTGAAAACTCCACATTCTAATTCAGATCCCCTTTGCAGGTGAACCTGGACTACATTCATTGATTCCTTCATTCTTTCCATCTAATTCTCTCATACTCTGATTACTTGGACTATTTCCTAATACTGCTATACTATATTGGTGTTGTTATACTACACTTGTACTGTTTCAATTCTTCATCAGAATTCTCTATAGCTTGCAATTGTTATCATTTGGTGCTTCTATTGAGTTCCAATGACAGAGAACACTCGTCTCCAAACGTTGCAAGCTGCAATTTCTCGTTTAACCGAGCAATCGGATGGCTACACCAAGCAATTCGCCTCTATCACACAAACACTTGGTTTGTTACAGGAGCAGTTCGTGCAGCACTTGGCAGAATCCCCGAGACGTGGCCCTTCCTCCCCTGTCTTTGGCCACCCCCGTCAGATGAAAGTGGATTTCCCTCGTTTCTCTGGCACGGAGGATGTTTCCCAATGGATCTATCACGTAGAACGCTTCTTCCGCATCTATGATATCTCTGAGGACCAACGGTTGGATCTGGTGGCCGTCAATTTGGAAGGCCGGGCCCTTACTTGGTTTCAGATGTGGGAGAGACTCGAACCTATGGCCGATTGGCTTGCCATCTCCACTGCCTTGCAAATGCAATTCGGGCCGTCCCATTTTGAAAACCCCCGGGAGGAGCTACTGAAATTGAAACAATCCACCACTGTGAATGCTTACTTTGAATCCTTAAACAATTTGGCCGCCCGTGCATACGGCTTAGATGATGCTCTGCTACTTGATTGCTTTGTGGGTGGTCTTCATCCGGAACTGAAACGGGAGGTGAAAGCCCGTTCCCCGATCTCTTTGTTGCAAGCGATTTCTCTTGCTAAATTGTTTGAGGAAAAGTTTCTGCCTCAGACCCAACGTTGGCGCTCTGCCGTTGCTCAGCCCCAGCAACCGCCGGCTCGGCTTACCGCCGCCTTAGCCCCAAAACCACTCACTACCGTTTCCCCTGCACAGCCACCGCCTCAAAATCCTCCACTCCTCCCCACCCCTCCAAAGACTAACACAATGCACAAATTAACCCCAATGGAGATACAGTTTCGGAGAGAAAAGGGCATATGTTTTACCTGTGACGAGCGCTATTCTCCTTCCCACAAATGTGCTTCCAAGCACTATTTTCTAGTCCAAACTGTGGAGGAAGTTCCTACTGACCAGGACTCTGCAATTGAGATTACTGAAGAAGACCAAACCCCGCCGGTACTAGCTGAGGTAATGGTCGAGCCCCTCCACCTTTCGTACAATGCCATGGCCGGCATCCCTACCCGACGGTCGATTAGGTTCCGAGGTCTGGTGCAAGGCAGGGACATCCTCGTACTCATGGATGGCGGCAGCTCGGATAATTTCATCCACCCGACTTTGGTTCGACGCCTGGCAGTGCCCATTCATTATTCCCCAAGATTCAAGGTTGAGGTGGGTAATGGTGCTTTGCTACAATGCGAGGGTGAGGTTCGTGATTTACCGGTTTCCATTCAGAATCATTTGCTCCTTATATCGGCCTTCGTACTCCCCATTGCTAGTGAGGAGCTGGTTTTAGGTGACATTTGGCTTGAGACACTAGACACCCATTTGGTTAATTACAAGGAAAAATTCATTACCTTCGTGGTTGGGGCTGAGATGGTTACTTTGCAGGGTGAAAAAGATGTCAACCCAGCTCAGGCACAATTTCATCAGTTGCGGCGTTTGCACATAACAGATGAGATTATGGAAATGTACACACTTCAACTCCAAGAAATGGTTACAGACACCCCTCCTCTTTTGGAATTACCTTCTGATTTGGCGCCCGACTTGGCTTCTATATTGCAGGATTACTCAGTTGTTTTTCAGGTTCCAAAAGGCTTGCCCCCGCCGAGAGTGCATGATCACACCATTACCTTGTTACCCGGAACGACGCCTATTAAGGTCCGCCCCTATCGATATCCTCATAGCCAAAAGTCTGAGATTGAGCGGATCGTCTCTGAGATGCTAGCCGAGGGCATCATACAGCCAAGCACTAGCCCCTTCTCTTCTCCCGTGCTTTTGGTGAAAAAGAAAGACGGCTCATGGCGGTTCTGCACTGATTATCGGGCCCTCAATCATGCCACCATCAAGGATTCCTTTCCTATGCCGACGGTGGACGAATTACTCGATGAATTGTTCGGTGCTCGGTTTTTCTCTAAACTCGACCTCCGCTCGGGGTACCATCAGATTCGTGTCAGACCGGAGGATTGTTTTAAGACGGCTTTCCGAACCCACCACGGCTTATACGAATGGCTTGTTATGCCATTTGGTCTGACTAATGGCCCTGCTACCTTTCAGTGTTTGATGAATGCTATCTTTTCTGAGGTCTTACGAAAATTTGTGCTCGTCTTCTTTGATGATATCCTGGTTTATAGTGCAGATTGGCAGTCTCATCTCCATCATCTAGTGTATGTCTTACGCGTGCTCAAGCACCATTCTCTATTTGCCAAACTTTCTAAATGCTCATTCGGAAAAACACAAGTTGAGTACCTGGGCCATGTGGTTTCACTTGAGGGAGTGAGAGTGGATGACTCAAAAATTGAAGCAATTCGTTGTTGGCCGATTCCAACCTCAGTAAAGAAACTTCGGGCGTTTTTGGGATTGGCGAGTTACTATCGAAAGTTCATATGCAATTTTGCCACTCTGGCCGCGCCACTCACTGACTTGTTGCGCAAAGAGGGGTTTGTGTGGTCGCCATCAGCCTCGGATGCTTTTGTGACATTGAAAGAGGCTCTAACTCATGCACCAGTCCTGGCACTTCCCGACTTCTCTAAACCTTTTGTGCTCGAGACAGATGCTTTGGGTACCGGTCTTGGGGGGATTCTCAGTCAAGCTGGACATCCCATTGCTTATTTTTCGAAGAAACTCTCCTCCACGGCTCAGAAGCAATCCGTCTATGCCCGGAAAATGCAAGCAATCTTAGCGGCGGTGGCTAAGTTCCGCCACTACTTGCTTGGTCACAGGTTCGTGATATGGACGGATCACAAGAGCCTCAAGGAACTCCAAGCTCAGACCATTCAAACGCCAGAGTAGCAGACTTGGTTGGCCAAACTCTTGGGCTATGACTTTGAGATAGAATACAAAAAGGGCTCGGATAATCAAGGTGCCGATGGGCTGTCTCGCCAATTTCTTGCTGTCACATCACTCACTTGCGACATTCTCACGCAGCTACGGTCCGATCTCCAGCACTTCAACCCCTCGGATATATTTTTTGAGGTGGATCTTCGGTCTGACAATTTACAGCACCGGCAGGGTCTTTGGTTTTGGAAGGACCAACTGATAATCCCTTCTACTTCGTCCCTCATCCTGAAGCTTCTTTATGAGTGCCATGACTCAGCCATTGGTGGCCATGGTGGTTATCAAAAGACATTGTGCCGATGAACACCCCAATTTTTCTGGAAGGATATGGCTCGTATGGTCAAGGACTATGTACGCCAGTGCTCTATCTGCCAACAGGCGAAGTACTCCACACTACCGCCTGCCGGTCTCCTCCAACCTCTTCCGATTCCTACCGATGTTTGGCAGGATATTTCTATGGATTTTGTAACTGGGTTATCGCTAACACAAGGGTATTCGGTCATCTTCGTGGTAGTGGACCGACTATCAAAGTTTGCCCATTTCCTGCCATTAGCAGCTGATTTTACAGCCCCCAAAGTTGCTGAAACATTTATCAAACATGTAGTGAGTATTCATGGCATGCCACAATCTATTGTGTCTGATCGCGATAAGGTATTCACCAGCAAGTTTTGGGAGCAATGTTGTATCCGCCAAGGTATCACGCTAGCTCGGAGCTCGGCTTACCACCCTCAGTCTGATGGCCAGACCGAGGTGCTTAACAGGTGTCTAGAGATGTACCTTCGTTGTTATACTCAAGACAATCCCAGGACTTGGTGTAAAATGCTTCCATGGGCGCAGTTCAGTTATAATAATTCCTTTCATTCGGCAATCGGCATGTCTCCCTTTAAGGCCTTGTTTGGGCGGGATCCTCCGCCTCTGCTCCGATATGTCGCCACCTCTATAGACGCTCCGGCTGTCCAGGAACAATTGCAACAGCGCGACTCCCTGATAACAGCCTTGAAATTCCACTTGGGGAGAGCTCAAGCCCGGATGAAGGCCACGGCTGATGGAAAGCGCCGTGACCTGGAATTTCAGATTGGCGACCTTGTTTATGTCAAACTCCAACCATACCGTCAACGTTCCGTGGCCTTTCGAAAAAAACCAGAAGCTGTCTATGCGCTACTTCGGATCTTTTCCCGTGGTGCAGCGTGTGGGTAAAGTCGCTTACAAGCTGGAGCTTCCTTCCACTGCCAAAATACACCCCGTTTTCCATATTTCTCTCCTTAAGAAGTGTGTGGGCAGACCACCTTGTGTTACCCTACCGGAACCTCTAACCGTTGATGAGAACGGTTGCAAGTTGCTGGCCCTCCGGGTGTTAGGCCATCGTATGATCAAAGTGGACGATACTTGGCAGAATCAGGTGTTAATTCAATGGCAACATCTGTCATTGGAGGAAGCGACATGGGAAGGATATGAGGACATGCGACGGCTTCATCCCTCCTTCGACCTTGAGGACAAGGTCAATGTCCGGGGCAGCGGTGTTGATACAAAGAGGAAAGAAAGGGGTGTGACAAAAGGGGCTTAAGAAGGAAAAAAAGGCCCTTATGGGGTGTGTGTGTAATGTGAGTCTTCTCTTCTGACTTGTTATCTTTTCTCTCTGTGctctctctctctgaaaactTCACATTCTAATTCAGATCCCCTTTGCAGGTGAACCTGGACTACATTCATTGATTCCTTCATTCTTTCCATCTAATTCTCTCATACTCTGATTACTTGGACTATTTCCTAATACTGCTATACTATATTGGTGTTGTTAT is drawn from Arachis hypogaea cultivar Tifrunner chromosome 12, arahy.Tifrunner.gnm2.J5K5, whole genome shotgun sequence and contains these coding sequences:
- the LOC112729038 gene encoding uncharacterized protein, with protein sequence MTENTRLQTLQAAISRLTEQSDGYTKQFASITQTLGLLQEQFVQHLAESPRRGPSSPVFGHPRQMKVDFPRFSGTEDVSQWIYHVERFFRIYDISEDQRLDLVAVNLEGRALTWFQMWERLEPMADWLAISTALQMQFGPSHFENPREELLKLKQSTTVNAYFESLNNLAARAYGLDDALLLDCFVGGLHPELKREVKARSPISLLQAISLAKLFEEKFLPQTQRWRSAVAQPQQPPARLTAALAPKPLTTVSPAQPPPQNPPLLPTPPKTNTMHKLTPMEIQFRREKGICFTCDERYSPSHKCASKHYFLVQTVEEVPTDQDSAIEITEEDQTPPVLAEVMVEPLHLSYNAMAGIPTRRSIRFRGLVQGRDILVLMDGGSSDNFIHPTLVRRLAVPIHYSPRFKVEVGNGALLQCEGEVRDLPVSIQNHLLLISAFVLPIASEELVLGDIWLETLDTHLVNYKEKFITFVVGAEMVTLQGEKDVNPAQAQFHQLRRLHITDEIMEMYTLQLQEMVTDTPPLLELPSDLAPDLASILQDYSVVFQVPKGLPPPRVHDHTITLLPGTTPIKVRPYRYPHSQKSEIERIVSEMLAEGIIQPSTSPFSSPVLLVKKKDGSWRFCTDYRALNHATIKDSFPMPTVDELLDELFGARFFSKLDLRSGYHQIRVRPEDCFKTAFRTHHGLYEWLVMPFGLTNGPATFQCLMNAIFSEVLRKFVLVFFDDILVYSADWQSHLHHLVYVLRVLKHHSLFAKLSKCSFGKTQVEYLGHVVSLEGVRVDDSKIEAIRCWPIPTSVKKLRAFLGLASYYRKFICNFATLAAPLTDLLRKEGFVWSPSASDAFVTLKEALTHAPVLALPDFSKPFVLETDALGTGLGGILSQAGHPIAYFSKKLSSTAQKQSVYARKMQAILAAVAKFRHYLLGHRFVIWTDHKSLKELQAQTIQTPE